The genomic window CGTCAGCACCGACGCCACCAGCGGCCTGAAGATCGGCAACGAGTTCATCGAGTTCCGCGCCCGCTTCGGCGGCGTGCCGCGCGAGATCATTGTGCCCATCGACCGCGTCATGGCCATCTACGCCCGCGAAAACGGCCAGGGCATGGCTTTTCCCCTGCAGGCGCGCCCGCCCGCCGGCGCGGCCCGGCCCGAGGCGAAGCCCGCGGCTTCCGTCAGCACGCTCGGCGTGGTCGACGCCGGCGTTTCGTCGACGGCGGCCGACGACGACACCGAGCCGCCCGGCCCCGCCTCGCCCGATCCGCGCAAGCGGCCGGCGCTCAAGCGCATCAAGTAGGCACCGGGTCTGGACGCCCGGCGCCGTCCTCTAGAATCGCCCCGGTTTGCCGCCTTAGCTCAGTTGGTAGAGCAACCGCCTTGTAAGCGGTAGGTCGTCAGTTCGAATCCGACAGGCGGCACCATTTTCTTTTGATCCTCTAACGCCCAGCCGGGTCCTGATGCACCCGGATGCGGATCTCGCGCCCCGGATGGCCGGCCGCCTCCAGGGCGGCGCGCAGGGCGGGCAGCAACTGCCGGATCTTGGCCGCGGCGGCCGAATGCGGCACCAGCAGGCACCATTCGTCGTCGTCGATCGGCCCGGCCAGCACCGCGCGGCGCAGGGCGGCGGGCAGCAGCGGGCGGATGGTGTCGAGCCGGGCGGCGGAGGCCGCCAGGCGCGCGCGCAAGGGTTGCAGGGCCGGGGCGGCGTCCAGGGCCTGCCCCACCGAGGCACTGCGATGGGACTTGGGGGGCATGGGCATGATCGAGGTTCGGCGCCCGGGCAGGCGGTCGCCGGTGAGTAGAATGGGGAGTTTGTCGCGACGATGGCCGGATGGCACCGCCCGATGTTGTACACGGCGGTTTCGCCCCAATCTTCGCACCATCTTGAACTCACTGGGACCGCTGGTCGCCACTGCCCGGGCGCTGCGCGCGCGGCGGCGACCGCTTAAGCATGGCCACGACCTTTCTCACCAAGATTTTCGGCAGCCGTAACGACCGACTGCTGAAGCAGTATCGCAAAGTCGCCGCGCGCATCAACGCGCTGGAGCCGCAGTTCGAGCAGCTCGACGACGCGGCCTTGCGCGGCAAGACGCAGGAGTTTCGTGACCGGCTGGCGGCCGGGGAGACGCTGGAGCAGCTGCTGCCCGAGGCCTTCGCCACCGTGCGCGAGGCCTCCAAGCGCGTGATGAAGATGCGCCACTTCGACGTGCAGCTGGTGGGCGGCATGGCGCTGCACGAGGGCAAGATCGGCGAGATGCGCACCGGCGAGGGCAAGACGCTGACGGCCACGCTGCCGGTGTACCTGAACGCGCTCGAGGGCAAGGGCGTGCACGTGGTCACCGTCAACGACTACCTGGCCAACCGCGACGCGCAGTGGATGGGACGGCTGTACAACTTCCTGGGCCTGTCGGTGGGCGTGAACCTGCCGCAGATGCCGCGCGAGGAAAAGCAGGCCGCCTACAACGCCGACATCACCTACGGCACCAACAACGAGTACGGCTTCGACTACCTGCGCGACAACATGGTCTACGAGGTGGCCGACCGGGTGCAGCGCAAGCTGCACTACGCCATCGTCGACGAGGTGGACTCGATCCTGATCGACGAGGCGCGCACGCCGCTGATCATCAGCGGCCAGGCCGAGGACCACACCGCCATGTACCTGGCGATGAACCAGGTGGCGCCGCTGCTGGTGCGCCAGGAGGGCGAGGCCGACCCGCGCACGGGCGAGGGCGTGACCAAGCCGGGCGACTTCACGGTCGACGAGAAGGCGCACCAGATCTACCTGACCGAGCAGGGCCACGAGACCGCCGAGCGCGTGCTGGCCGAGCGCGGCCTGATCGCCGAGGGTGCCAGCCTGTACGACGCGGCCAACATCGCGCTGATGCACCACCTGTACGCGGCGCTGCGCGCGCACTACCTGTTCCACCGCGACCAGCACTACGTGGTGCAGCAGGGCGAGCAGGGGCCCGAGATCGTCATCGTCGACGAGTTCACCGGCCGCCTGATGAGCGGGCGCCGCTGGAGCGACGGCCTGCACCAGGCGGTGGAGGCCAAGGAAGGCGTGCCGATCCAGGCCGAGAACCAGACCCTGGCCTCGATCACGTTCCAGAACTACTTTCGCCTGTACGGCAAGCTGGCCGGCATGACCGGCACGGCCGACACCGAGGCCTACGAGTTCCAGGAAATCTACGGGCTGGAGACCGTGGTCATCCCGCCCAACAAGCCGCCCAAGCGCGACGACCAGCTCGACCGCGTCTACAAGACCACCAAGGAAAAATACGACGCCGCCATCGCCGACATCCGCGAATGCCACGAGCGCGGCCAGCCGGTGCTGGTGGGCACCTCCTCGATCGAGAACTCCGAGATCATCTCCGAGCTGCTGACCAAGGCCAAGCTGCCGCACCAGGTGCTCAACGCCAAGCAGCACGCGCGCGAGGCCGACATCGTGGCCCAGGCCGGCCATTCGAAGATGATCACCATCGCCACCAACATGGCGGGGCGCGGCACCGACATCGTGCTGGGCGGCAACGTCGAGAAAACCATCGACGCGCTGCAGCAGGACACCAGCCTGGACGATGCGGCCCGCGCCGCGCGCGCCGCCGAGCTGCGCGCGCAGTGGCAGAAGGACCACGACCACGTGGTGGCGCTGGGCGGCCTGCGCATCATCGCCACCGAGCGGCACGAGAGCCGCCGCATCGACAACCAGCTGCGCGGCCGTTCGGGCCGCCAGGGCGACCCGGGCTCCTCGCGCTTTTACCTGAGCCTGGACGATCCGCTGATGCGCATCTTTGCCGGCGACCGGGTGCGCGCCATCATGGACCGCCTGAAGATGCCCGAGGGCGAGGCCATCGAGGCCGGCATCGTCACGCGCAGCATCGAAAGCGCGCAGCGCAAGGTCGAGGCGCGCAACTTCGACATCCGCAAGCAGCTGCTGGAGTACGACGACGTCTCCAACGACCAGCGCAAGGTGATCTACCAGGAGCGCAACGACATCCTGGACGCCAAGGACCTGACCGAGCAGATCGACGCCTTCCGCGACGGCAGCATGACCGACCTGGTGCGCCAGTACGTGCCCGCCGAGTCGGTCGAGGAGCAATGGGACATCCCCGGCCTGGAGAAGACCCTGGCCGAGCAGTGGCAGATCGAACTGCCGCTGGCGCAGGAGGTCGAGGCCGCCAGCGCCATCACCGACGAGGACATCGTCGAGAAGGTGGTGGCTGCGGCGAACCAGGCCTACGCCCGGCGGCTGGAGCTGGTGGGGCCGGAGAACTTCCACCCCTTCGAGCGCGCCGTGCTGCTGCAAAGCATCGACATGCACTGGCGCGAGCACCTGGCCGCGCTGGACTACCTGCGCCAGGGCATCCACCTGCGCAGCTACGGCCAGAAGCAGCCCAAGCAGGAATACAAGCGCGAGGCCTTCGAGCTGTTCGGCCAGCTGCTGGACGTCATCAAGAACGACGTCACGCGCACGCTGATGACGGTGCGCATCCAGTCCAGCGAGCAGATCGAGCAGGCCGCGCAGGACTTCGAGGCGCGCGGCGAGCGCGTGAGCAACGTCACTTACACCGCGCCCACCGAGACCGGCGAGGCCGAGAGCGTGCCCGAGGCGGCCGCGCGCAGCATGGCGGCCTCGATTGCCGCCACCGCTGCCGCCGTGCCGCGCGTGGGCCGCAACGATCCCTGTCCCTGCGGCAGCGGCAAGAAGTACAAGCACTGCCATGGCGCCTTGAACTGATTTCTCGTCCCTTCTCCTCCTTGCAGACACCATGCCCGTCAACCTGACCGCCACCGATCCCGCGCAACTCTTCCCGGTCGCCGGCGTGCGATTGGGCATGGCCCAGGCCGGCGTGCGCAAGGCGGGCCGCGACGACCTGACCGTGCTGCTGCTGGGTGAAGGCGCCAGCGTGGGCGGCGTGTTCACGCAAAACCGCTTCTGCGCCGCGCCGGTCCAGGTCTGCCGCGAGCATCTGGCGGGCGGCGCGCCCATCCGCGCCATCGTCGTCAACACCGGCAACGCCAACGCC from Burkholderiaceae bacterium includes these protein-coding regions:
- a CDS encoding ClpXP protease specificity-enhancing factor, with the protein product MNALESASTRPYLIRALYEWCADNALTPYVAVFADDSVQVPREYVQNGEIVLNVSTDATSGLKIGNEFIEFRARFGGVPREIIVPIDRVMAIYARENGQGMAFPLQARPPAGAARPEAKPAASVSTLGVVDAGVSSTAADDDTEPPGPASPDPRKRPALKRIK
- the secA gene encoding preprotein translocase subunit SecA, with the translated sequence MATTFLTKIFGSRNDRLLKQYRKVAARINALEPQFEQLDDAALRGKTQEFRDRLAAGETLEQLLPEAFATVREASKRVMKMRHFDVQLVGGMALHEGKIGEMRTGEGKTLTATLPVYLNALEGKGVHVVTVNDYLANRDAQWMGRLYNFLGLSVGVNLPQMPREEKQAAYNADITYGTNNEYGFDYLRDNMVYEVADRVQRKLHYAIVDEVDSILIDEARTPLIISGQAEDHTAMYLAMNQVAPLLVRQEGEADPRTGEGVTKPGDFTVDEKAHQIYLTEQGHETAERVLAERGLIAEGASLYDAANIALMHHLYAALRAHYLFHRDQHYVVQQGEQGPEIVIVDEFTGRLMSGRRWSDGLHQAVEAKEGVPIQAENQTLASITFQNYFRLYGKLAGMTGTADTEAYEFQEIYGLETVVIPPNKPPKRDDQLDRVYKTTKEKYDAAIADIRECHERGQPVLVGTSSIENSEIISELLTKAKLPHQVLNAKQHAREADIVAQAGHSKMITIATNMAGRGTDIVLGGNVEKTIDALQQDTSLDDAARAARAAELRAQWQKDHDHVVALGGLRIIATERHESRRIDNQLRGRSGRQGDPGSSRFYLSLDDPLMRIFAGDRVRAIMDRLKMPEGEAIEAGIVTRSIESAQRKVEARNFDIRKQLLEYDDVSNDQRKVIYQERNDILDAKDLTEQIDAFRDGSMTDLVRQYVPAESVEEQWDIPGLEKTLAEQWQIELPLAQEVEAASAITDEDIVEKVVAAANQAYARRLELVGPENFHPFERAVLLQSIDMHWREHLAALDYLRQGIHLRSYGQKQPKQEYKREAFELFGQLLDVIKNDVTRTLMTVRIQSSEQIEQAAQDFEARGERVSNVTYTAPTETGEAESVPEAAARSMAASIAATAAAVPRVGRNDPCPCGSGKKYKHCHGALN